From the genome of Glycine max cultivar Williams 82 chromosome 2, Glycine_max_v4.0, whole genome shotgun sequence, one region includes:
- the LOC100801663 gene encoding type IV inositol polyphosphate 5-phosphatase 3 isoform X2: MKHHHRSPHHQQLFWARVVMRKWLNMGSYESDYSADPVDDDDDSESGSDNEEWGRRSRFANEDEASSESTEFLPKLRRQKSSTYRSQYINKKELRVCVGTWNVGGKLPPDDLDIDDWLGVNEPADIYVLGLQEIVPLNPGNIFGAEDTRPVPKWENIIRETLNRVRPEMPKIKSFSDPPSPSKFKPSDDIPDIEEEILLESDSDIGEEVHPLDEENNICDGTFMGETVNTNLLASDAADIANSGLPVKTDLQRQFSFPKMFDKQHSFSENMVTPFAHQATKLTRMLSGSERMGLSWPEPPLHLLSQRVLDRPTSFKSLKSFKSSKSFKTFNSFKSIMDEMPGIVGLPEIDLEALIKRKRRSPYVRIVSKQMVGIFITVWVRRSLRKQIQNLKVSTVGVGVMGYIGNKGSISVSMSIHQTFFCFICTHLTSGEKEGDELKRNADVHDILRRTHFHSLSYIGLPKKILDHERIIWFGDLNYRINLSNVVTKDLISKKQWSKLVEKDQLIRELKNGVFGGWSEGVLNFPPTYKYEVNSDKYYGEDPKVGKRSPAWCDRILSYGKGMRLLSYKRAELKLSDHRPVTATYMVEVEIFSPRKLQRALTFTDAEIENEQVITNLSNWNLAA, translated from the exons ATGAAGCATCATCATAGGTCACCACACCACCAACAG CTCTTCTGGGCAAGGGTGGTCATGCGCAAGTGGCTTAACATGGGGAGCTATGAGTCTGATTACAGTGCTGACcctgttgatgatgatgatgattctgaaagtGGTTCAGACAATGAAG AGTGGGGAAGACGGTCGCGGTTTGCAAATGAAGATGAAGCTTCATCTGAATCAACAG AATTTCTTCCAAAGTTAAGGAGGCAGAAGTCATCAACTTATAGATCTCAGTATATAAACAAAAAGGAGCTGAG GGTATGTGTTGGGACGTGGAATGTTGGAGGAAAGCTTCCACCTGACGATCTTGATATTGATGATTGGCTCGGTGTCAATGAACCAGCTGACATCTATGTCCTCGG TCTTCAAGAGATTGTACCCTTAAACCCTGGTAACATATTTGGTGCTGAAGATACCCGTCCTGTTCCAAAATGGGAGAATATTATTCGAGAAACACTGAATAGAGTCCGACCTGAAATGCCAAAGATAAAATCCTTTAGTGACCCTCCATCTCCATCAAAATTTAAGCCATCAGATGACATCCCTGATATAGAAGAAGAAATATTACTTGAAAGTGATAGTGACATTGGTGAGGAAGTCCATCCTTTGGATGAAGAAAACAATATTTGTGATGGAACATTCATGGGTGAAACTGTGAATACAAATTTATTAGCTTCTGATGCTGCTGATATTGCAAACTCCGGCTTGCCAGTTAAAACTGATTTACAGAGGCAGTTTTCTTTTCCAAAGATGTTTGATAAGCAACacagtttttcagaaaacatggTCACGCCATTTGCCCACCAGGCCACTAAACTAACTCGAATGCTTAGTGGGTCTGAAAGGATGGGTTTGAGCTGGCCAGAGCCTCCACTGCATCTGCTATCTCAGCGAGTTTTGGACAGACCAACTTCTTTTAAATCACTCAAATCCTTTAAATCATCTAAGTCGTTCAAAACATTCAACTCTTTCAAGTCAATTATGGATGAAATGCCGGGGATTGTAGGTCTTCCTGAAATTGACCTTGAAGCTTtgataaagagaaaaagaagatcaCCATATGTAAGGATTGTGAGCAAGCAAATGGTTGGGATTTTCATCACCGTTTGGGTTCGTCGGAGCTTGCGTAAACAAATTCAGAATTTAAAGGTTTCAACTGTTGGAGTTGGTGTTATGGGCTATATTGGTAACAAG GGATCAATCTCTGTCAGCATGTCCATACATCAGACgtttttttgtttcatatgtACTCACCTTACGTCAGgtgaaaaggaaggagacgaaCTTAAAAGAAATGCTGATGTTCATGACATACTTCGTAGAACCCATTTTCATTCACTTTCTTATATTGGACTTCCCAAAAAAATCCTTGATCATGA ACGAATAATTTGGTTTGGTGATCTGAATTATCGTATCAACTTATCAAATGTGGTAACAAAAGATCTTATCTCAAAAAAGCAATGGTCAAAATTGGTTGAGAAAGACCAG CTCATACGGGAACTCAAGAACGGTGTGTTTGGAGGATGGTCAGAAGGCGTGTTAAACTTTCCACCAACTTATAAGTATGAGGTTAATTCAGATAAGTATTATGGAGAGGATCCCAAGGTTGGAAAGCGCTCACCAGCATG GTGTGATCGTATTCTTTCATATGGCAAGGGAATGAGATTATTGAGTTACAAAAGGGCAGAGCTCAAACTCTCCGATCACAGACCTGTGACCGCCACATATATGGTTGAAGTTGAGATATTCTCTCCTAGGAAGCTACAGAGAGCCCTAACTTTCACTGATGCAGAGATTGAAAATGAACAAGTCATAACAAATTTAAGTAATTGGAATTTAGCTGCTTAA
- the LOC100801663 gene encoding type IV inositol polyphosphate 5-phosphatase 3 isoform X1: MKHHHRSPHHQQRSWAEICCFGWSCIQLFWARVVMRKWLNMGSYESDYSADPVDDDDDSESGSDNEEWGRRSRFANEDEASSESTEFLPKLRRQKSSTYRSQYINKKELRVCVGTWNVGGKLPPDDLDIDDWLGVNEPADIYVLGLQEIVPLNPGNIFGAEDTRPVPKWENIIRETLNRVRPEMPKIKSFSDPPSPSKFKPSDDIPDIEEEILLESDSDIGEEVHPLDEENNICDGTFMGETVNTNLLASDAADIANSGLPVKTDLQRQFSFPKMFDKQHSFSENMVTPFAHQATKLTRMLSGSERMGLSWPEPPLHLLSQRVLDRPTSFKSLKSFKSSKSFKTFNSFKSIMDEMPGIVGLPEIDLEALIKRKRRSPYVRIVSKQMVGIFITVWVRRSLRKQIQNLKVSTVGVGVMGYIGNKGSISVSMSIHQTFFCFICTHLTSGEKEGDELKRNADVHDILRRTHFHSLSYIGLPKKILDHERIIWFGDLNYRINLSNVVTKDLISKKQWSKLVEKDQLIRELKNGVFGGWSEGVLNFPPTYKYEVNSDKYYGEDPKVGKRSPAWCDRILSYGKGMRLLSYKRAELKLSDHRPVTATYMVEVEIFSPRKLQRALTFTDAEIENEQVITNLSNWNLAA, translated from the exons ATGAAGCATCATCATAGGTCACCACACCACCAACAG AGAAGTTGGGCTGAAATATGTTGTTTCGGTTGGTCCTGCATACAGCTCTTCTGGGCAAGGGTGGTCATGCGCAAGTGGCTTAACATGGGGAGCTATGAGTCTGATTACAGTGCTGACcctgttgatgatgatgatgattctgaaagtGGTTCAGACAATGAAG AGTGGGGAAGACGGTCGCGGTTTGCAAATGAAGATGAAGCTTCATCTGAATCAACAG AATTTCTTCCAAAGTTAAGGAGGCAGAAGTCATCAACTTATAGATCTCAGTATATAAACAAAAAGGAGCTGAG GGTATGTGTTGGGACGTGGAATGTTGGAGGAAAGCTTCCACCTGACGATCTTGATATTGATGATTGGCTCGGTGTCAATGAACCAGCTGACATCTATGTCCTCGG TCTTCAAGAGATTGTACCCTTAAACCCTGGTAACATATTTGGTGCTGAAGATACCCGTCCTGTTCCAAAATGGGAGAATATTATTCGAGAAACACTGAATAGAGTCCGACCTGAAATGCCAAAGATAAAATCCTTTAGTGACCCTCCATCTCCATCAAAATTTAAGCCATCAGATGACATCCCTGATATAGAAGAAGAAATATTACTTGAAAGTGATAGTGACATTGGTGAGGAAGTCCATCCTTTGGATGAAGAAAACAATATTTGTGATGGAACATTCATGGGTGAAACTGTGAATACAAATTTATTAGCTTCTGATGCTGCTGATATTGCAAACTCCGGCTTGCCAGTTAAAACTGATTTACAGAGGCAGTTTTCTTTTCCAAAGATGTTTGATAAGCAACacagtttttcagaaaacatggTCACGCCATTTGCCCACCAGGCCACTAAACTAACTCGAATGCTTAGTGGGTCTGAAAGGATGGGTTTGAGCTGGCCAGAGCCTCCACTGCATCTGCTATCTCAGCGAGTTTTGGACAGACCAACTTCTTTTAAATCACTCAAATCCTTTAAATCATCTAAGTCGTTCAAAACATTCAACTCTTTCAAGTCAATTATGGATGAAATGCCGGGGATTGTAGGTCTTCCTGAAATTGACCTTGAAGCTTtgataaagagaaaaagaagatcaCCATATGTAAGGATTGTGAGCAAGCAAATGGTTGGGATTTTCATCACCGTTTGGGTTCGTCGGAGCTTGCGTAAACAAATTCAGAATTTAAAGGTTTCAACTGTTGGAGTTGGTGTTATGGGCTATATTGGTAACAAG GGATCAATCTCTGTCAGCATGTCCATACATCAGACgtttttttgtttcatatgtACTCACCTTACGTCAGgtgaaaaggaaggagacgaaCTTAAAAGAAATGCTGATGTTCATGACATACTTCGTAGAACCCATTTTCATTCACTTTCTTATATTGGACTTCCCAAAAAAATCCTTGATCATGA ACGAATAATTTGGTTTGGTGATCTGAATTATCGTATCAACTTATCAAATGTGGTAACAAAAGATCTTATCTCAAAAAAGCAATGGTCAAAATTGGTTGAGAAAGACCAG CTCATACGGGAACTCAAGAACGGTGTGTTTGGAGGATGGTCAGAAGGCGTGTTAAACTTTCCACCAACTTATAAGTATGAGGTTAATTCAGATAAGTATTATGGAGAGGATCCCAAGGTTGGAAAGCGCTCACCAGCATG GTGTGATCGTATTCTTTCATATGGCAAGGGAATGAGATTATTGAGTTACAAAAGGGCAGAGCTCAAACTCTCCGATCACAGACCTGTGACCGCCACATATATGGTTGAAGTTGAGATATTCTCTCCTAGGAAGCTACAGAGAGCCCTAACTTTCACTGATGCAGAGATTGAAAATGAACAAGTCATAACAAATTTAAGTAATTGGAATTTAGCTGCTTAA